A segment of the Candidatus Pelagisphaera phototrophica genome:
GGAACAGCGATCGGGATATAACAGCTTCTTTGGATTTTAAAGGTAGTGATTCTTTACGTCTTTTTTGGAAAGGAAGCCATAGTATAAATCGGAACCGTGAAAGACGCCCTCAGCTTGAGTACCGCTTCAATGAAGGAAAGTATGCGGCCATAAATTCTGATCAGATAATCATAGAAGGTTTCGAAGTAGAGCGAGGGTTATATGAATTCGAAAATGAGATGGAAATAGCGGAAACGACTTTGGGGTCCGAATGGGAGTCGGGTAATTGGGAGGCGGATGTCAAATTATTGTATCAGATAGAAGACTACAAACCCATTGATTATTTCAATGTGGATTTCGTGAAACCTGATGTGGACGCAGCCTACGAACTTGACAGCTATTTGTTCCCCTTAGTCATGATAGAAAACGGTGACTCAATTGATGATTCTTCCCAATTTGCCCTCGAGGATTTTGCTATCCGGGACAGAAACCGTGACGAGAGGGACGCTATTGGGTCTGTTAACGTTCGATTAAAGAATGCTTTCGATAATGAGAGTTTATCTCTGCGATTTGGAGTTAAGAGTAGGCGAAGAGATTACGATACTTTTGGTGAAACTGCTTATTTCAGTGCTTCATCCGAATTACCTCTTAGTTTAGCAGATGCGGAATTGAGGAATAATGGCATAAGTCTTATAAGCGATCGGTACAGGTATGGGCCGGCCGTCGATAGGACAAAGATTGAAAGCCTCATTGAAGATAATTTTCAAAGCTTCCCTTACGAAGAGAGGAGATCCCGTGAAATTACTGATTCATCTACGTTCTCTGTTGAAGAAAATATAGACGCAATTTATGCGATGGGCGATTACAGTGTTGGCAATTGGAGGGCTCTTGTGGGCCTGCGCCAAGAGATAACATCAATCGACTTCGAATCTAACGAGGTTATCGTAGGCAACGACGTACTGGACAAAGATTCGGATGGCAATACCAACGAGATTGTGTACCTGGGCGCGAGTCCAACATTTGGCTCCAATCAATACAATAATTTCTTCCCGAATACCCATTTGCGTTTTCGATTGAATAATTATACGACGTTCATTACATCCTACACAGAGACCATTGATCGTCCGCGATACGCTGATGTTGTCCCATACCGCTTGCTGAAATTAGAGGATCAGGAAGTTGAAGAGGGCAATCCGAACTTACGACCGACGCTTTACGCAAATATAGACATCTCGGTCGATATGAAAGTAAAGGATGGAGGATTGGTTTCATTCGAGTTCTTCGATAGGCAGGTGGAGGACTACATTTTTAGCAACGAAACCATTATAAGCGGCGGCATATACGATGGATTCGAACTCGAAAGGCAGGAAAACGGTTCAAGTGCATTTCTGCGGGGTGTATCCATGACCTGGAGTCAGCCTATTAGTCTGCCATTTTTCGATGAGGGATTTTCGCTTAATGCCAAGTACGTAAAACAAGAGTCCGAATTGCAGTATCCGGAGCGTCCAGGAGAAGTCCTTCCGCTACCAATGATGCCGGACAATGAAATGAATGTCTCTTTTACTTACGAAAAAGAGAGGCTGTTTGCCCAGCTGAAATTTTGGAATGAGGAAGATAAAGTCTTTAGAGTAGGCAAGGACACCGAAAGCGATCGGTATTTAGGCTCTAAAAGCAGTGTCGATCTTTCGGTGAGCTATAAGCTGAAAGAGAAGGCAAGGGTTTATGTAGAGTGGGATAATATTACCAACGAACCCTATGGCAGAATCTACGAAGGAAGCCCACTTTACGCAACGTACTACCGCACTCGCCCTTGGACCTTAACAACGGGTATGCGGATAGAACTATAGTTTGCGAGCAATACTATCCCTGGCGGTGAAGTAATTTTTGTTACAGCTTTGCAGATCGAAAGCTTAGACTCGAGTAAACTGTCGTAATTCTTTATTCAAATGTGCTTCGATTAAGTTGAGTCATCGAGGTTTTTCGAAGATCAAAAAATGCTGCCAAGGTAGATCGTTTTTAGTTTCCACCCAATTGAATCCAACAAGGTTCATCTCTTTTTTAGCCTGAGCTTGAGTCATTTTGTGCAGCGGTTTGATGGGCACTTTTGGATCTTCAGCTCGGTATTCCAATAAGTAGACGATGCCTCCAGGCCGCAAAGCATTGAAGATGGATGTCATCATTTCGTAGGGGTGGGAGAACTCATGGTAGGCATCAACAAATAAAGCCGCATCGATCGTTTCGGGTGGCATTTGGATACTTTTGGTGCTGCCGAGGTGTGGCACTACATTCGTGATCTTTTCCGCGGCCGCTTTGCTTGTGATGTAGTTGAGCATCTCCTGCTGGATATCAACTGCGAGTGCTTTCGAGCTGGGATACTTCTTAGCGATACGAAAGCTATAGTAGCCCGATCCCGCCCCGATGTCGGCGATGACGGCATTCGGCTTTAAGTCGAGAAGAGCGATGGCTTTACTCGGAGCCTCTTCGTCCTCGCGATTGTCCCGCTCTAGCCATGAAATGCCTTGGTGGCCCATGACCTGTGCGATCTCACGACCCATATAGTACTTTCCAATTCCGTCGCGCGTGCGGGGGCCTTCGGTGTAGATAACAGCGCTATCGGGAATCGATTGACCCAGCAGCGGGAGCTTTACGCAGATGGCTAAGGCGATTAAAGCAGTTGAGAGCCGCATTCGAAAGGGCATGACAGGTACTCCATAGGAATGTTCGGAAAATACAAAAGGAATCGACAAAGCGGATAGTAGGTGGCGTAGCAATGGCACGATGATAGGCAAGCCAATCACAGCAACGCAACCTTCGTCAACCATATCGTAGGAGCGGTTTTACACCGCGATCATTTTTGATTTCAAGACTGTAGGGGCGGTCGTAGATCGCTCGCTATCTTTAGCGGATCGTGGGCCAGGTTTGGTTGCCAGATTCGTCGAATTCGATCGGGCGGGGTTCACCGTCCAGAATGATGTCCTCTCGACATTCAATTTCAGGAAGATAGGATGTCGAAACCCAAATCTTTTCGATATCTTTTGTATTGGAAATTTGGACGAGGCGCGCGACTTGATCTGGCTTACTAGTCGCATTGCGACAGGCGATTTCGATCGCTTGACGATCGGATGAAGCGATTAAAGGAACCTTAGCTCCTACGGGAGTACGGGCAGTGAGGGCATTGGTGTAGGTAACGGCAAGGTCGATTTTTTCGGCAGCCCTTGAGGTAATGATGTCGGCATTACCCATCCCAATGGCGTTACCCTTTGTGGCCTTGCTCAAATCGCGAATAACGATTTGGCCAATGTTGGGGGTGTACTCTCTTTGGACGTTGGTGGCGGAGCGGCCGGTCACATTGGAGTCCATGCCGGCCCCGCTAATGTCTTTCCCCATGGCATCGACCACGAGGACGTCGATTTCCGAAAGCAACATTCGCCCGATTAGCGTTTTAGAGTAGGCCAGAAGTTCTTTCTCTTGATCCAGAATCTGGTCTGCAGGAATGGCCTTAACTCTGGCGACCTGATTTGCAGCGTTATCGACGATGGCGACACCAAATAAGATAGGAGCTTTTTCGAGGAATATTTTGGCCGCATCGGGGAGCGCTTTGTGGAAGCGATGAAAACCCAACTTGTGAACCTCGGTCGTGCCTATATGTTTACCCAAGCCAATCATCATCATTTTTAGGAGGCCACTTTCGTATTCAGCGGCGAAGGCAGTGTGCGGCTTGATCCGGTTACAAACGATAATGCCATCCGACTCGTAAGCCAATTGATCGCAGCAAACGGGAGTTTCCTCCTCGATTTCACCTAGTTTCACAACATCCATCGATGAACGGATAGGAGTGTTAACGGATTCTTCGGTAATACCTAAGTTCTCAAGTACAGCCAGCTGTCCTTCCGCGGTTGCTCCTCCGTGACTACCCATAGCGGGAACGATAAACGGTTCTGCTCCCCGTTCTTTGAGTTGAGAGACGAGTGAGCGAACAACGGGGATGAAACCCTTGATTCCTCTGCTTCCAGCGGTGATGGCGATCCGTTTCCCTTTTAAATCCAATCCTGAGAATTGCTGAAGCTGGGCACGCATTTCAGCCTCAATGTCGCTAACGGTGTCGGTTGGGAACCGTTGGATTACCGGTACTAGCTCAGGCAGGGTGATGGGAGGTTGATCCGCAATAGTCGGGCAGATATTGCGGACGGTGAGACTGGACGTATAGGGTCGGGAGTTCATCTGTAGGTAGCTATTAATTACGCTTAATAGGTGCTTTTCAGCAATGGTTGAAGGGTTCGCTATTGAACAGCCTCTTGATTCGCTGTTACGAGTTCTTTCATTCCTGCGGCGACCATCCCTCCGTCGGATCCGACGGCGAGAAAAGAGAAACCTTTGGCATGAAACTTTGCAATGTCTGGAGAAGCGAAACCGAGAATGCCGCTAGCCTTGTTGTACTTTTTAGCCGCTTCGACCACTTTTTCTGTGGCGGCAATGTAATCCGGATGGTCAAACTGTTGAGGGATGCCCATGCAAATACTAAGATCCATGGGACCAACGAAGAGTACGTCTACACCGTCAACTGCTGCGATCTCCTCTACATTTTCAATTGCGGCAGGAGACTCGATCTGAGCAATAATTAGAGTGCTCTCATGAGACGATTCGAGTCGCTCGTTAAACTTGGCCCCGTAGTGGGCTCCTCGATTCATAAGGGCGACCCCTCGAGTGCCGTGCGGAGGATATCGAGAGTAGGATACGGCAGCTCGTGCCTCGTCAGCGGTATTTACATTGGGCACCATCAAACCATTAGCGCCTAGATCGAGGGCCCGTTTGAAATAGTCGGCCTGATTTGAGGGTAGCCTGATCACAGGGGCTGTATTGGAGCCCTCTAGGGCTATGAGTTGGTGGGTTAGCATGCCCCAGGAGCCCGAACCATGTTCCATGTCGAGCAAGGCCCAGTCTAGGCCGGAGCGTCCCGCCAATTCAGCGAGGATCGCTGATCCAGAGTTCAGAAAGGATCCCAGGAGTTTGCCTCCTTGCAGTGCCCTTTTTCGTATGGTAATTTCGTTCATGTAGTGTGCTTAGACGGAATGTCTTACGTGGTGGGTTGCAGCTACCAGCGGGTTGCTTTAAACTTCCATCCTGGCTCGATTTTCTGCATTTCGGCTTCGTCATTCCGGAACGAGAGTCCTGACTTGAGGTAATTTTGATGAAGCCGGTCCAATTCAGCTCGATTGATTGTGACGCCTAATCCTGGACCATCTGGAACTTGGATGGCGCCGTTTTTGAAGGGCAGGCGACCGCCTTCTATGATCTCGTCGGACTGCCACGGGTAGTGTGTATCCAAGTCATAGTCGAGCTGTGGGATACAGGCTCCCAGGTGGACCATAGCGGCCAGCGACACTCCGAGATGGCTGTTTGAATGCATTGAGATTGCCCGACCAAAGGTCTGGCAGATGCGGCACAATTCAATACAGGGCTTGAGCCCGCCCCAGAAGTGGTGGTCGGTCAAAATGACGTCTTCAGAATGGACCTTAATTGCGTTTGGAATATCCTCAAATGACGTGGTGCACATATTGGTGGCTAGCGGGGAATCGATTGCTTTGCCCACTTCGGCCATTGCTTTCTGGCCGCGAACCGGGTCTTCCAGGTATTCAAGAACTGAATCCAGCTTCTTGCCTATGCGAATTCCGGTTTCGACGGTCCAGACCGCGTTGGGGTCGAGTCGGAGGGGAACGTCGGGGCCAAACGCGTCCCGCAGAGCCAGCATAGCGTCGGCTTCTTCATCCGGTGGAAATACCCCGCCTTTGAGTTTGATCGACTTAAAGCCAAATGTATCGATCATGGACTGGGCTTGCTTGACGACGGTATCCGGAGTATTCGCTACTTGCTGTCGCGCGGCGGCCCAGCCTGTGGCGCTTTCGTTCATGCCAAATTTCAGTTCTCCGCCGGTGCCCGGTTCCTTGTAAAAAAGATAGGCGCCGAATGGAACCTCGTCTCGGACCGCCCCGCCGAGCAAATCACACATCCGGACCTCGAATCGCTTACCTAAATAGTCGAGGCAGGCGACTTCGAGAGCGCTTCTTAAGTGAACCCAAACTCGATTGTCCCATGGAGTATCGCCGCGCGAGTCTTCTTGAGTCGTGAGCCGCTCACCCGCTTTTTCCAGGAGACGGGTGAGCTGAAGGGGATCGCTGCCCAGCAGTCCTGCGCAAATATGGATTAGAGAATCGACAACTCCTTCGGTGCAAGGGATTTCGCTGATCCCCGTGAGACCGTCCTCGCAGGATAGCTCAAGCACTACTCGAAGTGCGTAGGGGGCATGCAATCCGGACGCGGCACGGAGTGGGGGATCAATTGTAGCTATTGGGGTAATTCGATAATGAGAGATCTTCATAGAGGAACTAAAACGAAGGATTTGTAGGTTATTGAGGAGGGAGTAGAATCAGGGTTTCTCTGAATTACAAACTGATCATTTAGATTGCACCAAGAAAGGGACTGGTTTTTCTCGTATTCTATATGAAGCGATTCTTTTTTGCCCCGATATTCGTAATGCTGTCTCTGTCTTCGGAAATCGGTCTGGGAAAATCTCCCAACATTATATTTTTCATCTCCGATGATGTTAGTTGGAACGACTACGGTTGCTACGGGAACGCGGGGGCGAGGACGCCCCACATCGACCGTCTGGCTGCGAATGGAATGCAGTTTACGAATGCCTATTTGACGGCGAGCAGTTGCAGTCCGAGCCGTGCCAGTATCGTTACGGGAAGGTATCCGCACAACAACGGCAAAGCCGCGGAGCTTCATTTGGCGATTGCGGATCATTTACCCTGGCTTCCTGAGGTATTGAGCGAAAAGGGCTACTATACGGCGCTTTCCGGGAAGAACCACATGAAGCGGGAGAATCCTCGAGACACGCCACCCTTTGATGATATTAGTTTAGGCAAAGTCGAAGGGAACCGAGGGGGGCATGCGAACTGGCTTCGGGTGACGCAAGAGCGCCCGATAGATCAGCCCTTTTTCTTCTGGTTTGCTTCGAATGATGCCCATCGCGCCTGGGAAGCAGACACTGAGTGGGACAACGCGATCTACGGTCCCAAAATCGATCCCGCAGCGGTCGTAGTACCTCCCTTTCTTGTAGATTCGGATAAGACCAGGGGAGATCTGGCGTCCTACTACAATGAAGTGACGCGTTTCGACCATTTCATTGGTGCGGTGGTCGGGGAACTTGAGGCCCAGGGTGTTTTGGACGATACGCTAATTTTTGTTCTCTCAGACAACGGGCGGCCCTTCCCGCGAGCCAAGACTCGCATGCATGACTCGGGGATGAAGACGGCACTGGTTGCTCACTGGCCAAACGGGATCAGCGATGGTGGTAAGAGCGATCGACTGGTCAGCGTGATAGACCTAGCCCCGACGGCTATTGAAGTGGCCGGGGGAAAGGCGGGGGCCACTTTTCAGGGAGTGAGCCTGGCGCCACTTTTCTCCAATCGGGAGAAGACCGTTCGGAATTACGCTTTTTCAGAACACAATTGGCATGACTACGAAGCGTTGGGACGTAGTGTTCGGACGGAGACGCATTTGTATATAGTCAATGATCGTCCTGAGAAAGCCTGGCAGGGACCGGCTGATTCTGTGCGGTCAGACTCGCATCTGGAATTACAGCGAGCCTTGAAGGAGCAAGCTTTGGATAATGCCCAGAACGACGTTTTTCTCGCACCACGGCCGGTTGTAGAATTCTATGACACAAAGAAAGATCCTCACCAGCTCAACAATTTAGCGGGAGATTCGAAATTATCGAAAACTGAAGCGAAACTGGCCGCGATACTCAAGAAGTGGAGACAGCAAACAGGGGACAGTATTCCTGAGCATATTTCGACGGACGAATTTCATCGGGAAACCGGGGTTCGTGTCGTGCAGAATGGTGCTTTTCGAGGAGAGACTCCTGGGGAATCGAAGGGAGCTTCCAGCATCAACCGGAGAGGACCAAGATAACATTGGAATTTGTAAAGAGCGCTTTTTACGGGCTTCTTTTGATCCTAGGCGGGGTCAATGTTGCTTTAGCATTGCCTCCGTACGTGGCTCGAGATGCAGAGCCGCTCTATAAAGAGTTTCTGGATACGGATTTTCCGTTTATCGAAGCTACGGTGGACATGCGAGGCGTGGCTCCTGCGGGAACGGATGACAATTTGATTCCTCGGGCAATCGTGATTCCACTCGAGCACGACGTATTCGTTTGCTTTGATACAGAGTTGCTGAGAGTGGCAGGAATATGGCAGGGAGGCTATCTCTCGCCGAATGGAGTGGCGATGTTGTCCTATCCAGTGCCACTTCGGAAGATGGGGTCTGGTCAGTCCAAACTCCCGCAACCCTTGGGTAGGGTCGTGTTTTCAACCGGGCTTTACTCCGGTTGGCAGGCCGGGCAGTTGAGTTTCGAGGATCCAAGACCAAGAGGGGTCGACCCGAAAGAGCTAGGACGCGGTCCTCTGGATCCAACGACAGGAGAATGGCTGGGGATGGAAGATGCCGGAAACGAAGCGGTTTTGCACTATCGGCTCTTCGATGGCAAGGTTAGGGAGCGATTTCAAGCCAAGGAGATTGACGGTGATCTCGTGGTTCTGCGTGCGATTGAAGTCAATGGTTTGAGTGAAGAGATTCGATTGATCCTGGCGGAAGGAGGCGACGGTAAAGCAATTAATCGAGGAAGTGATCTGGAAGCTGACCCTGAAGGAAATCGAATTTTCTATCGTCTTGCGGCGAGTGGGAATCCTCAGTTGTTATCGGTTGGCTACAACCTCAGTAAAGTTGGTGTCTCTTTAGTTTCTTCCAAAGAAAGTGAGTTGGTAGCAGTGGGGAAAGCGAACTCTCGATGGTCGGATACGGCAGTGGCGGGGATAGAATTGGGAGAGCCGCAAGGCTCGTATGTCGTCGACGAAGCGATTCTTCCTT
Coding sequences within it:
- a CDS encoding class I SAM-dependent methyltransferase, whose protein sequence is MVDEGCVAVIGLPIIVPLLRHLLSALSIPFVFSEHSYGVPVMPFRMRLSTALIALAICVKLPLLGQSIPDSAVIYTEGPRTRDGIGKYYMGREIAQVMGHQGISWLERDNREDEEAPSKAIALLDLKPNAVIADIGAGSGYYSFRIAKKYPSSKALAVDIQQEMLNYITSKAAAEKITNVVPHLGSTKSIQMPPETIDAALFVDAYHEFSHPYEMMTSIFNALRPGGIVYLLEYRAEDPKVPIKPLHKMTQAQAKKEMNLVGFNWVETKNDLPWQHFLIFEKPR
- a CDS encoding lactate racemase domain-containing protein gives rise to the protein MNSRPYTSSLTVRNICPTIADQPPITLPELVPVIQRFPTDTVSDIEAEMRAQLQQFSGLDLKGKRIAITAGSRGIKGFIPVVRSLVSQLKERGAEPFIVPAMGSHGGATAEGQLAVLENLGITEESVNTPIRSSMDVVKLGEIEEETPVCCDQLAYESDGIIVCNRIKPHTAFAAEYESGLLKMMMIGLGKHIGTTEVHKLGFHRFHKALPDAAKIFLEKAPILFGVAIVDNAANQVARVKAIPADQILDQEKELLAYSKTLIGRMLLSEIDVLVVDAMGKDISGAGMDSNVTGRSATNVQREYTPNIGQIVIRDLSKATKGNAIGMGNADIITSRAAEKIDLAVTYTNALTARTPVGAKVPLIASSDRQAIEIACRNATSKPDQVARLVQISNTKDIEKIWVSTSYLPEIECREDIILDGEPRPIEFDESGNQTWPTIR
- a CDS encoding TonB-dependent receptor domain-containing protein — protein: MSDNLLQEFQFMRCGMALATLSFAAISVWGKAIDEPSEPTSGVEESDFIVSEKNEVELVEDSNISEAIQRRPDLTFSNVTIDGEDSLQSLDSISADDVTSVEVMKAVTPDQDADSRGGSIRLKTRPSYTQKEISTKIMLESEYNSYIEELGYEGSISVGGPLNGAATIGGRLTFSYEDEPEGNQYINKDWFRRTVNGESKLLLRELKLNDIREWNSDRDITASLDFKGSDSLRLFWKGSHSINRNRERRPQLEYRFNEGKYAAINSDQIIIEGFEVERGLYEFENEMEIAETTLGSEWESGNWEADVKLLYQIEDYKPIDYFNVDFVKPDVDAAYELDSYLFPLVMIENGDSIDDSSQFALEDFAIRDRNRDERDAIGSVNVRLKNAFDNESLSLRFGVKSRRRDYDTFGETAYFSASSELPLSLADAELRNNGISLISDRYRYGPAVDRTKIESLIEDNFQSFPYEERRSREITDSSTFSVEENIDAIYAMGDYSVGNWRALVGLRQEITSIDFESNEVIVGNDVLDKDSDGNTNEIVYLGASPTFGSNQYNNFFPNTHLRFRLNNYTTFITSYTETIDRPRYADVVPYRLLKLEDQEVEEGNPNLRPTLYANIDISVDMKVKDGGLVSFEFFDRQVEDYIFSNETIISGGIYDGFELERQENGSSAFLRGVSMTWSQPISLPFFDEGFSLNAKYVKQESELQYPERPGEVLPLPMMPDNEMNVSFTYEKERLFAQLKFWNEEDKVFRVGKDTESDRYLGSKSSVDLSVSYKLKEKARVYVEWDNITNEPYGRIYEGSPLYATYYRTRPWTLTTGMRIEL
- a CDS encoding enolase C-terminal domain-like protein, which encodes MKISHYRITPIATIDPPLRAASGLHAPYALRVVLELSCEDGLTGISEIPCTEGVVDSLIHICAGLLGSDPLQLTRLLEKAGERLTTQEDSRGDTPWDNRVWVHLRSALEVACLDYLGKRFEVRMCDLLGGAVRDEVPFGAYLFYKEPGTGGELKFGMNESATGWAAARQQVANTPDTVVKQAQSMIDTFGFKSIKLKGGVFPPDEEADAMLALRDAFGPDVPLRLDPNAVWTVETGIRIGKKLDSVLEYLEDPVRGQKAMAEVGKAIDSPLATNMCTTSFEDIPNAIKVHSEDVILTDHHFWGGLKPCIELCRICQTFGRAISMHSNSHLGVSLAAMVHLGACIPQLDYDLDTHYPWQSDEIIEGGRLPFKNGAIQVPDGPGLGVTINRAELDRLHQNYLKSGLSFRNDEAEMQKIEPGWKFKATRW
- a CDS encoding HpcH/HpaI aldolase family protein, translating into MNEITIRKRALQGGKLLGSFLNSGSAILAELAGRSGLDWALLDMEHGSGSWGMLTHQLIALEGSNTAPVIRLPSNQADYFKRALDLGANGLMVPNVNTADEARAAVSYSRYPPHGTRGVALMNRGAHYGAKFNERLESSHESTLIIAQIESPAAIENVEEIAAVDGVDVLFVGPMDLSICMGIPQQFDHPDYIAATEKVVEAAKKYNKASGILGFASPDIAKFHAKGFSFLAVGSDGGMVAAGMKELVTANQEAVQ
- a CDS encoding sulfatase family protein — encoded protein: MKRFFFAPIFVMLSLSSEIGLGKSPNIIFFISDDVSWNDYGCYGNAGARTPHIDRLAANGMQFTNAYLTASSCSPSRASIVTGRYPHNNGKAAELHLAIADHLPWLPEVLSEKGYYTALSGKNHMKRENPRDTPPFDDISLGKVEGNRGGHANWLRVTQERPIDQPFFFWFASNDAHRAWEADTEWDNAIYGPKIDPAAVVVPPFLVDSDKTRGDLASYYNEVTRFDHFIGAVVGELEAQGVLDDTLIFVLSDNGRPFPRAKTRMHDSGMKTALVAHWPNGISDGGKSDRLVSVIDLAPTAIEVAGGKAGATFQGVSLAPLFSNREKTVRNYAFSEHNWHDYEALGRSVRTETHLYIVNDRPEKAWQGPADSVRSDSHLELQRALKEQALDNAQNDVFLAPRPVVEFYDTKKDPHQLNNLAGDSKLSKTEAKLAAILKKWRQQTGDSIPEHISTDEFHRETGVRVVQNGAFRGETPGESKGASSINRRGPR